Proteins from one Streptomyces genisteinicus genomic window:
- a CDS encoding regulator, translated as MTERAPQRTPNRQLAALIAEAGFSHAGLARRVDQLGLEHGLDLRYDKTSVTRWLRGQQPRGTTPALIAEVFTRRLGRRLSAQDLGLDACAPVYAGLEFAATPEEAVDIVSGLWRKDSGNHAELSKIAFTPAGLVVPSRDWLIGRADERVGRGEPAPPGSGRVPAQGTRISVPRQRGTERGPGQKVSGGDVSALRSVGELFRALDHAYGGGHARQALVRYLEHEAEPMLRGTYGETLGRRLFAAAADLTRLAGWTSYDMAAHGLAQRYYVQALRLSQAAGDRAYGSYVLVTMSRQAVYLGHGREAVQLTRVAQQGVGSAAPPLVQTLLHAAEARGHAVLGEPRACNAALARAERALDAARPGDDVPHWARGVDEGQLADEIGHCHRDLQQYRSAVQHAERSLQLRAPALARSRLFTRVVLATSRLGLGELEQACALGAEAALQASEMRSARASEYVREFERRLEPYRDAGPVRTYRDRVSALR; from the coding sequence ATGACGGAACGAGCCCCGCAGCGCACGCCGAACCGGCAGCTCGCCGCGCTCATCGCAGAAGCAGGCTTCTCCCATGCCGGGCTCGCCCGCAGAGTCGACCAGCTCGGCCTCGAACACGGTCTCGACCTGCGCTACGACAAGACCTCGGTCACCCGCTGGCTGCGCGGGCAGCAGCCGCGCGGCACGACCCCGGCCCTGATCGCCGAGGTCTTCACCCGCAGACTCGGCCGCCGCCTGTCGGCCCAGGACCTCGGGCTCGACGCGTGCGCCCCGGTCTACGCGGGTCTGGAGTTCGCGGCCACCCCCGAGGAGGCCGTCGACATCGTCAGCGGCCTGTGGCGCAAGGACTCCGGCAACCACGCCGAGCTGAGCAAGATCGCCTTCACCCCGGCCGGGCTGGTCGTCCCCAGCCGCGACTGGCTGATCGGGCGCGCGGACGAACGCGTCGGCCGCGGCGAACCCGCGCCCCCGGGCTCCGGGCGGGTGCCCGCCCAGGGCACCCGCATCTCGGTGCCGCGCCAGCGGGGCACCGAGCGAGGGCCGGGCCAGAAGGTCTCCGGCGGCGACGTCTCCGCGCTCCGCTCGGTCGGCGAGCTCTTCCGCGCGCTCGACCACGCCTACGGCGGCGGCCACGCCCGCCAGGCCCTGGTGCGCTACCTGGAGCACGAGGCCGAGCCGATGCTGCGCGGCACCTACGGGGAGACGCTCGGCCGCCGCCTCTTCGCGGCCGCCGCCGACCTGACCAGGCTGGCCGGCTGGACCTCGTACGACATGGCGGCGCACGGCCTCGCCCAGCGGTACTACGTCCAGGCGCTCCGGCTGTCCCAGGCCGCGGGCGACCGCGCGTACGGCAGCTACGTCCTCGTCACCATGAGCCGCCAGGCCGTCTACCTCGGGCACGGGAGGGAGGCCGTGCAGCTGACCAGGGTCGCCCAGCAGGGGGTCGGCTCCGCCGCCCCGCCCCTGGTCCAGACGCTGCTGCACGCCGCCGAGGCCCGCGGCCACGCGGTGCTCGGCGAACCCCGGGCCTGCAACGCCGCGCTCGCCCGCGCGGAGCGCGCCCTCGACGCGGCACGGCCCGGCGACGACGTACCGCACTGGGCCCGGGGCGTCGACGAGGGCCAGCTCGCCGACGAGATCGGGCACTGCCACCGCGACCTCCAGCAGTACCGGTCGGCGGTCCAGCACGCGGAGCGCTCCCTCCAGCTGCGCGCCCCCGCGCTCGCCCGCAGCCGGCTCTTCACCCGTGTCGTCCTCGCCACCTCACGCCTCGGCCTCGGCGAACTGGAGCAGGCGTGCGCCCTGGGGGCCGAGGCGGCCCTTCAGGCGTCCGAGATGCGTTCCGCACGGGCGTCGGAGTACGTGCGCGAGTTCGAGCGGCGCCTGGAGCCGTACCGGGACGCAGGACCCGTCCGCACCTACCGGGACCGGGTCTCGGCCCTGCGGTAG
- the lipB gene encoding lipoyl(octanoyl) transferase LipB, translating to MSELRFVRLGFGDDAVEYREAWQKQREIHAARFADEIPDTCLLLEHPPVYTAGRRTEESERPLDGTPVVDVDRGGKITWHGPGQLVGYPILKLPRPVDVIAHVRRLEDALIATCTDFGLATSRIEGRSGVWVLGDPVEQRPSLGGLSLDFDPRLHDEEFDARLNGPEYAPSNAGQRREDRKLAAIGIRIAKGVSMHGFSLNVNPDNTWFDRIVPCGIRDAGVASLAGELGRDVTIDEVLPVLEGHLREVLENADPQPRAVERATA from the coding sequence GTGAGTGAGCTGCGGTTCGTCCGACTGGGGTTCGGCGACGACGCCGTCGAGTACCGGGAGGCATGGCAGAAGCAGCGCGAGATCCACGCCGCCCGCTTCGCCGACGAGATCCCCGACACCTGTCTGCTCCTGGAGCACCCGCCCGTCTACACGGCCGGACGACGCACGGAGGAGAGCGAGCGCCCCCTCGACGGCACCCCCGTCGTCGACGTGGACCGCGGCGGCAAGATCACCTGGCACGGTCCCGGCCAGCTGGTGGGCTATCCGATCCTCAAGCTGCCGCGCCCGGTGGACGTGATCGCCCATGTGCGGCGGCTGGAGGACGCGCTCATCGCCACGTGCACCGACTTCGGGCTGGCGACCTCGCGGATCGAGGGGCGCAGCGGCGTGTGGGTGCTGGGCGACCCGGTGGAGCAGCGCCCGTCCCTCGGCGGGCTGTCGCTGGACTTCGACCCGCGGCTGCACGACGAGGAGTTCGACGCGCGGCTGAACGGCCCGGAGTACGCGCCTTCGAACGCCGGGCAGCGCCGGGAGGACCGGAAGCTGGCGGCGATCGGCATCCGGATCGCGAAGGGCGTCTCGATGCACGGCTTCTCGCTCAACGTGAACCCGGACAACACCTGGTTCGACCGGATCGTGCCCTGCGGCATCCGCGACGCGGGCGTCGCCTCGCTCGCGGGCGAGCTGGGGCGGGACGTGACCATCGACGAGGTGCTGCCGGTCCTCGAGGGGCACCTGCGGGAGGTGCTGGAGAACGCGGACCCGCAGCCCCGCGCCGTCGAGCGGGCGACCGCCTGA
- the lipA gene encoding lipoyl synthase, which translates to MSAVAPDGRKMLRLEVRNSQTPIERKPEWIKTRAKMGPEYNQLQKLVKSEGLHTVCQEAGCPNIFECWEDREATFLIGGDQCTRRCDFCQIDTGKPQALDRDEPRRVGESVVTMDLNYATITGVARDDLEDGGAWLYAETVRQIHTMTAERESGHTKVELLIPDFNAVPEQLAEVFSSRPEVLAHNVETVPRIFKRIRPGFRYERSLEVITRAREAGLVTKSNLILGMGETREEVSEALRHLHDAGCELITITQYLRPSVRHHPVERWVKPQEFVELKDEADEIGFSGVMSGPLVRSSYRAGRLFQQAMERRSRAAA; encoded by the coding sequence GTGTCCGCAGTCGCACCCGACGGACGCAAGATGCTGCGCCTGGAGGTCCGCAACAGCCAGACCCCCATCGAGCGCAAGCCCGAGTGGATCAAGACCCGGGCGAAGATGGGCCCCGAGTACAACCAGCTGCAGAAGCTGGTGAAGAGCGAGGGCCTGCACACGGTCTGCCAGGAGGCGGGCTGTCCGAACATCTTCGAGTGCTGGGAAGACCGCGAGGCGACCTTCCTGATCGGTGGCGACCAGTGCACCCGGCGCTGCGACTTCTGCCAGATCGACACCGGCAAGCCGCAGGCCCTGGACCGTGACGAGCCCCGCCGCGTGGGCGAGTCCGTGGTCACCATGGACCTGAACTACGCCACGATCACCGGTGTCGCCCGCGACGACCTGGAGGACGGCGGCGCCTGGCTGTACGCGGAGACCGTGCGGCAGATCCACACCATGACGGCGGAGCGGGAGAGCGGCCACACCAAGGTCGAGCTGCTGATCCCCGACTTCAACGCGGTGCCCGAGCAGCTGGCCGAGGTCTTCTCCTCGCGGCCGGAGGTGCTGGCGCACAACGTCGAGACCGTGCCGCGGATCTTCAAGCGGATCCGTCCCGGTTTCCGTTACGAGCGTTCGCTGGAGGTCATCACGCGGGCCCGTGAGGCCGGCCTGGTGACCAAGTCGAACCTGATCCTCGGCATGGGCGAGACCCGCGAGGAGGTCAGCGAGGCGCTGCGGCACCTGCACGACGCCGGCTGCGAGCTGATCACGATCACCCAGTACCTGCGTCCCTCCGTGCGCCACCACCCGGTGGAGCGCTGGGTGAAGCCGCAGGAGTTCGTGGAGCTGAAGGACGAGGCCGACGAGATCGGCTTCTCCGGTGTGATGTCGGGGCCGCTGGTCCGGTCGTCGTACCGGGCGGGACGCCTCTTCCAGCAGGCCATGGAGCGGCGGAGCCGAGCCGCCGCGTAG
- a CDS encoding DUF4191 domain-containing protein encodes MARKAKSDSSDAAANPGRLKQIALTYKMTRKADPKVGLVVAAVGIVTFGVFLGIGFLIGHPIYLGILGFLLAFLAMAIIFGRRAETAAFGQMEGQPGAAAAVLQNVGRGWTTTPAVAMNRNQDVVHRAVGKAGIVLVAEGNPNRLKTLVAAEKKKMNRIVVDVPVHDILVGNDEGQVPLKKVRTTMLKLPRVLTGPQVTATNDRLRAMGDLMSNMPLPKGPMPKGMRMPRGGKMR; translated from the coding sequence ATGGCGAGGAAGGCAAAATCAGACAGCAGTGACGCTGCTGCGAACCCCGGGCGACTGAAGCAGATCGCTCTGACGTACAAGATGACCCGAAAGGCCGACCCGAAGGTCGGTCTGGTGGTCGCGGCTGTGGGAATCGTCACCTTCGGTGTCTTCCTCGGGATCGGTTTCCTGATCGGCCACCCCATCTACCTGGGCATCCTGGGCTTCCTTCTCGCCTTCCTGGCGATGGCGATCATCTTCGGCCGCCGTGCCGAGACCGCCGCCTTCGGGCAGATGGAAGGACAGCCGGGCGCGGCCGCGGCCGTCCTGCAGAACGTGGGGCGCGGCTGGACCACGACCCCGGCGGTCGCGATGAACCGCAACCAGGACGTGGTGCACCGCGCGGTCGGCAAGGCCGGCATCGTGCTGGTCGCCGAGGGCAACCCGAACCGGCTGAAGACGCTGGTCGCGGCCGAGAAGAAGAAGATGAACCGCATCGTCGTGGACGTCCCCGTGCACGACATCCTGGTGGGCAACGACGAGGGCCAGGTGCCGCTGAAGAAGGTGCGCACCACCATGCTGAAGCTGCCCCGCGTGCTCACCGGCCCGCAGGTCACCGCCACCAACGACCGGCTGCGCGCGATGGGCGACCTCATGAGCAACATGCCGCTGCCCAAGGGTCCGATGCCGAAGGGCATGCGGATGCCGCGCGGCGGCAAGATGCGCTGA
- a CDS encoding RDD family protein, whose product MDNRQAIGSWLSGPRAAAEEMGVDFGYRGERLGLPESGPGSVAPLGRRFGALFLDWGLCFLIAYGLFAHSSQQATGNRALLIFFILAVLTVGTVGSTPGKRIFGLRVISENGGRLGFGWAFLRSALLCIAIPALVWDRDGRGLHDRLGRAVQVRI is encoded by the coding sequence GTGGACAACAGGCAAGCAATCGGATCGTGGCTCTCCGGGCCCCGCGCTGCGGCCGAGGAGATGGGTGTCGACTTCGGGTACCGGGGCGAGCGCCTCGGGCTGCCGGAGTCGGGGCCGGGTTCCGTCGCCCCGCTCGGGCGGCGTTTCGGGGCGCTCTTCCTCGACTGGGGTCTGTGCTTCCTGATCGCATACGGCCTCTTCGCGCACAGTAGTCAGCAGGCCACCGGCAACCGAGCCCTGCTGATCTTCTTCATCCTGGCGGTGCTGACCGTCGGCACCGTCGGCTCCACCCCCGGCAAGCGGATCTTCGGCCTGCGGGTGATCTCGGAGAACGGCGGCCGCCTCGGCTTCGGCTGGGCCTTCCTGCGCAGTGCTCTGCTGTGCATCGCGATCCCCGCACTCGTCTGGGACCGCGACGGCCGCGGTCTGCACGACCGCCTCGGCCGAGCGGTCCAGGTCAGGATCTAG
- the glnA gene encoding type I glutamate--ammonia ligase, producing the protein MFQNADEAKKYIADNDVKMVDVRFCDLPGVMQHFTIPATAFDPSEELAFDGSSIRGFQAIHESDMALRADLSTARLDPFRRDKTLNINFFIHDPITGEQYSRDPRNIAKKAEAYLASTGIADTAYFGPEAEFYVFDSVRFSTAANEGFYHIDSEAGAWNTGAVEDNRGYKVRYKGGYFPAPPVDHFADLRAEISLELENVGLQVERQHHEVGTAGQAEINYKFNTLLAAADDLMLFKYIVKNVAWRNGKTATFMPKPIFGDNGSGMHVHQSLWQGGSPLFYDEQGYAGLSDTARYYIGGILKHAPSLLAFTNPTVNSYHRLVPGFEAPVNLVYSQRNRSAAMRIPITGSNPKAKRVEFRAPDPSSNPYLAFSALLLAGLDGVKNKIEPAEPIDKDLYELAPDEHANVPQVPTSLPAVLDALEADNEYLQAGGVFTSDLIETWIDYKRTNEIAPIQLRPHPHEFELYFDL; encoded by the coding sequence ATGTTCCAGAACGCCGACGAGGCCAAGAAGTACATCGCCGACAACGACGTGAAGATGGTTGACGTCCGGTTCTGCGACCTTCCGGGCGTCATGCAGCACTTCACGATCCCGGCGACGGCCTTCGACCCGTCGGAGGAGCTGGCGTTCGACGGTTCGTCGATCCGCGGCTTCCAGGCGATCCACGAGTCCGACATGGCGCTCCGCGCCGACCTGTCGACCGCGCGTCTGGACCCGTTCCGCCGCGACAAGACGCTGAACATCAACTTCTTCATCCACGACCCGATCACGGGCGAGCAGTACAGCCGCGACCCGCGCAACATCGCCAAGAAGGCCGAGGCCTACCTCGCCTCCACCGGCATCGCGGACACCGCCTACTTCGGCCCCGAGGCCGAGTTCTACGTCTTCGACTCGGTGCGCTTCAGCACCGCCGCGAACGAGGGCTTCTACCACATCGACTCCGAGGCCGGCGCCTGGAACACCGGCGCGGTCGAGGACAACCGCGGCTACAAGGTCCGTTACAAGGGCGGCTACTTCCCGGCCCCGCCGGTCGACCACTTCGCCGACCTGCGTGCCGAGATCTCCCTGGAGCTGGAGAACGTCGGCCTCCAGGTCGAGCGCCAGCACCACGAGGTCGGCACCGCCGGCCAGGCCGAGATCAACTACAAGTTCAACACGCTGCTCGCCGCGGCCGACGACCTGATGCTCTTCAAGTACATCGTGAAGAACGTCGCCTGGCGCAACGGCAAGACCGCGACCTTCATGCCCAAGCCGATCTTCGGTGACAACGGCTCCGGCATGCACGTCCACCAGTCGCTGTGGCAGGGCGGCTCGCCGCTCTTCTACGACGAGCAGGGCTACGCCGGCCTGTCGGACACCGCCCGCTACTACATCGGCGGCATCCTCAAGCACGCCCCGTCGCTGCTCGCCTTCACCAACCCGACGGTGAACTCCTACCACCGCCTGGTCCCCGGCTTCGAGGCCCCGGTCAACCTGGTCTACTCGCAGCGCAACCGCTCCGCGGCCATGCGCATCCCGATCACGGGCTCGAACCCGAAGGCCAAGCGCGTCGAGTTCCGCGCCCCGGACCCGTCGTCCAACCCGTACCTCGCGTTCTCCGCGCTGCTGCTCGCGGGCCTCGACGGCGTCAAGAACAAGATCGAGCCGGCCGAGCCGATCGACAAGGACCTCTACGAGCTCGCCCCCGACGAGCACGCGAACGTCCCCCAGGTCCCGACCTCCCTCCCGGCGGTCCTCGACGCCCTGGAGGCGGACAACGAGTACCTCCAGGCGGGCGGCGTCTTCACGTCCGACCTGATCGAGACCTGGATCGACTACAAGCGCACCAACGAGATCGCCCCGATCCAGCTGCGCCCGCACCCGCACGAGTTCGAGCTCTACTTCGACCTCTAG
- a CDS encoding trypsin-like peptidase domain-containing protein: MDDNRVVEIYARTGRQVGSGYLVASGLVLTAYHVAHKDVAAPAGTLRIRTLASVLDGRKEWFDAEIVWPCSPPDVERDPGADAALLRVTDPRWEHRGLLPLRWGRVDGGARVDALALGFPDAEKGDDAVRDTMPVRGAVDPYHGMKTGLLTVHVTGAVPRKRGWHGMSGAALFCGPVLTGVLVLDHDITDRADVLRATPVAELLRLPGFRDQLVESGEAVTVEQVTAPEPPAPAPASPAGGLRPFPPVPAPLPPPGFVGRARETDRAVRFVADGRLIPVEGPEHVGKTAFLTHVLRRKEFGNALPRTLPRLFLDLSVAGGRGGYPVSRALSTLLEADLFGLEHYTEESTTSPEAKREYLIDQVLASSVRHHALVAVIDCAMANTSTEHLESDLDALLASPVFSRSVSFLASNTRIEADGHQQLRRMPSIRLGSLAPDEAAALLTSALDDFGIDVDAAEVLAEADDAMVRRPKILLMGAERYAEKDIGDGARADSLVVACELLDACRITITSAFGTAGCRITENGAPGPLASLIVWAMDREVSLPETVLSRAGLTPAMLSALTASGVLGRQVPDDGGTAPADVRYRLGRATQEALRNLVRVALASAEGARCKEVERAVLLECAHDARELDRVLEGGAKALGLAVLAYADMREEEARRLGLARFLEFAHGWLDRALPDGLPRLRKQMQDFVLVDTAALFAGVERAERQEVHPEAGTDISLAPETEALAQLFSAVAELNLIMRDEPSPENNDRFVAAARATSSALRACTSDIPTQLLRGVDNALYLGARRFGCHAEVVSIREEVVPLLEEQARRRTSGKVGRIVWTVSWILNTVDVRLDMGEEAGEYLRRAGDLLAELPEPDTVRGELTSLALRVRQARARARTTSGEERTAALRTAMELGLTGLSTCAAHLDQIHQVFVWTRRSMETARNYALELRFDDERIALLGAVGRGLEEAYGPQAEWPLTTCLAMTRLLRHVHRRQADPAVTLEGAHSAVGLLLGHEGTLREQAAVGQGSGLVELGQALGFHAWALSENGNRREALTVTLRAERHVEYVVGHSPSAYAYRVWLQLLRQRGDWDGGTGAASGQGAESDFRQAVLRTAQWLREQRTTSRDHALLDLWCIEEKWHRQGRSLYAAAESQSPGKGFRLEDLERVHHERLRYLQGHRKRYGNVLDAFLVEADLEREFRRLLAVHSRTAGNPVDNTAVWAVHRRAEEEWPLSNRRRLARARLHRYTWENAEAVEVLETVVRSSRNGHVRRQAQIAIAESLLLQAQYDLPSGPTRTAALHRAADQLTESLGHRYFRQRVAILRERINLELGEAVDWAATDATFDDLISDGYTTTIGRWLQRQRGVRQDEDAAERSDDDERLSDLLYEDFTNEALIYGLGQLYLRNARVLLAAGSTEAAAEAAKRAYDCFDACRVLLVSWSGEESLVNLFQRAEAVLCAAEALRSPDPFSWRPEKKPSWLHLAVDALQSCSARSVGRFHQICAGEWEAARKLLKTLSVPGQG; this comes from the coding sequence GTGGACGACAACCGTGTGGTCGAGATCTACGCGCGGACGGGACGGCAGGTGGGGTCGGGGTACCTGGTCGCGAGCGGCCTCGTCCTCACCGCCTACCACGTCGCCCACAAAGACGTCGCGGCCCCGGCGGGGACGCTGCGCATACGTACCCTCGCGTCCGTCCTCGACGGCCGCAAGGAGTGGTTCGACGCCGAGATCGTCTGGCCCTGCTCGCCGCCCGACGTCGAACGGGACCCGGGCGCAGACGCGGCGCTGCTCCGTGTGACCGACCCTCGGTGGGAGCACCGCGGGCTCCTACCGCTCCGGTGGGGCCGGGTGGACGGCGGAGCGCGCGTCGACGCGCTCGCGCTCGGATTCCCGGACGCCGAGAAAGGGGACGACGCCGTACGGGACACGATGCCCGTCCGAGGCGCCGTGGACCCTTATCACGGGATGAAGACGGGCCTGCTCACGGTCCATGTCACGGGCGCCGTTCCCCGCAAGAGGGGCTGGCACGGCATGTCGGGCGCTGCCCTCTTCTGCGGCCCCGTCCTCACGGGTGTGCTCGTCCTCGACCACGACATCACCGACAGGGCCGATGTGCTGCGGGCGACCCCCGTCGCCGAACTCCTGCGGCTGCCGGGGTTCAGGGACCAGCTCGTCGAGTCAGGCGAGGCCGTCACGGTCGAGCAGGTGACGGCCCCGGAGCCGCCGGCCCCCGCTCCCGCCTCGCCGGCGGGCGGACTGCGCCCCTTCCCGCCCGTCCCGGCACCGCTCCCCCCTCCGGGCTTCGTCGGCCGCGCCCGCGAGACCGACAGGGCCGTGCGCTTCGTGGCGGACGGCCGCCTCATCCCCGTCGAGGGCCCGGAGCACGTCGGCAAGACCGCCTTCCTCACCCATGTGCTGCGCCGCAAAGAGTTCGGGAACGCACTGCCCCGGACCCTCCCGCGGCTGTTCCTCGACCTGTCCGTCGCGGGCGGCCGCGGCGGATACCCGGTCTCCAGGGCCCTCTCCACCCTGCTCGAGGCCGACCTCTTCGGACTCGAGCACTACACGGAGGAGAGCACAACCTCGCCGGAGGCCAAGCGCGAGTACCTCATCGACCAGGTACTGGCGAGCAGCGTGCGCCATCACGCGCTCGTCGCCGTCATCGACTGCGCCATGGCGAACACGTCCACCGAGCACCTGGAATCGGACCTGGACGCCCTGCTGGCGAGCCCGGTGTTCTCTCGATCCGTGAGCTTCCTCGCGAGCAACACCAGGATCGAGGCGGACGGGCATCAGCAGCTCAGGCGGATGCCGTCGATCAGGCTCGGGTCACTGGCGCCCGACGAGGCCGCCGCCCTCCTCACGTCGGCACTGGACGACTTCGGGATCGACGTGGACGCCGCGGAAGTCCTGGCGGAGGCGGACGACGCGATGGTCCGTCGCCCGAAGATCCTGCTGATGGGTGCCGAGCGCTACGCCGAGAAGGACATCGGCGACGGAGCCCGCGCGGATTCCCTCGTCGTCGCATGCGAACTGCTCGATGCCTGCCGGATCACCATCACCTCGGCTTTCGGCACCGCGGGCTGCCGGATCACCGAGAACGGGGCACCCGGACCGCTGGCGTCGCTGATCGTCTGGGCCATGGACCGGGAGGTGTCCCTGCCGGAGACAGTGCTCTCACGCGCGGGCCTCACCCCGGCCATGCTGAGCGCGCTGACCGCCTCCGGAGTGCTGGGCAGGCAGGTGCCCGACGACGGCGGTACCGCGCCCGCCGATGTGCGGTACCGCCTCGGGCGGGCCACCCAGGAGGCCCTGCGCAATCTCGTCCGTGTCGCCCTCGCGAGTGCCGAGGGCGCTCGGTGCAAGGAGGTCGAACGCGCGGTCCTGCTGGAGTGCGCGCACGACGCGCGGGAGCTCGACCGTGTGCTGGAAGGGGGAGCGAAGGCGCTCGGTCTCGCCGTGCTCGCCTACGCCGACATGCGGGAGGAGGAAGCCCGCCGGCTGGGACTCGCGAGGTTCCTCGAGTTCGCCCACGGGTGGCTGGACCGCGCACTGCCCGACGGGCTCCCGCGGCTGCGGAAGCAGATGCAGGACTTCGTGCTCGTCGACACGGCGGCGCTCTTCGCGGGCGTGGAACGCGCGGAGAGGCAGGAGGTGCACCCCGAGGCCGGCACGGACATATCACTCGCGCCCGAGACGGAGGCGCTCGCGCAGCTCTTCAGCGCGGTCGCCGAACTGAACCTGATCATGCGCGACGAGCCGTCGCCCGAGAACAACGACCGATTCGTCGCCGCAGCCCGTGCCACGAGCAGCGCGCTCAGGGCGTGCACCTCGGACATCCCCACCCAACTGCTGCGCGGTGTCGACAACGCCCTGTACCTGGGCGCCCGGCGGTTCGGCTGCCACGCGGAGGTCGTCTCCATCCGCGAGGAGGTCGTCCCACTCCTCGAGGAGCAGGCACGACGGCGCACCAGCGGCAAGGTGGGGCGCATCGTCTGGACGGTCTCCTGGATCCTCAACACCGTAGATGTACGGCTCGACATGGGCGAGGAGGCCGGGGAGTACCTGCGCCGGGCGGGAGACCTCCTCGCGGAGCTGCCGGAACCCGACACGGTCAGGGGCGAACTCACCTCCCTGGCCCTCCGCGTGCGGCAGGCCCGCGCGAGGGCCCGGACGACATCGGGAGAGGAGAGAACCGCCGCGCTGCGCACGGCGATGGAGCTCGGTCTGACCGGACTGTCGACGTGCGCGGCGCATCTCGACCAGATCCATCAGGTCTTCGTCTGGACCCGGCGGAGCATGGAGACGGCGCGGAACTACGCCCTGGAGCTCCGATTCGACGACGAGCGGATCGCTCTGCTCGGGGCCGTCGGCCGAGGTCTGGAGGAGGCTTACGGACCGCAGGCGGAGTGGCCGCTGACGACATGCCTGGCGATGACGCGGCTGCTGCGTCACGTCCACCGCCGGCAGGCGGACCCCGCCGTCACGCTCGAAGGGGCGCACTCGGCGGTGGGACTCCTGCTGGGCCACGAGGGCACGCTGCGGGAACAGGCTGCCGTCGGCCAGGGGAGTGGCCTGGTCGAACTGGGCCAGGCACTGGGCTTCCACGCCTGGGCCCTGTCGGAGAACGGGAACCGGCGGGAGGCACTGACGGTCACCCTGCGCGCCGAACGGCACGTGGAATACGTCGTCGGGCACAGCCCGAGCGCCTACGCGTACCGCGTCTGGCTGCAACTCCTGCGGCAGCGCGGGGACTGGGACGGTGGGACGGGGGCCGCGTCCGGGCAGGGCGCCGAATCCGATTTCCGGCAGGCCGTCCTCAGGACTGCACAGTGGCTCAGGGAGCAGCGGACGACCTCACGCGATCACGCGCTGCTCGATCTGTGGTGCATCGAGGAGAAATGGCACCGGCAGGGCCGGAGCCTCTACGCGGCGGCGGAGAGCCAGAGTCCCGGCAAGGGGTTCCGGCTGGAGGATCTGGAACGGGTCCACCACGAAAGGCTGCGCTACCTCCAGGGCCACCGGAAGCGCTACGGGAACGTGCTCGACGCCTTCCTGGTGGAGGCCGATCTCGAGCGGGAGTTCCGCCGGCTGCTCGCGGTCCACTCACGCACGGCGGGCAACCCGGTCGACAACACGGCGGTGTGGGCGGTCCACCGGCGAGCCGAGGAGGAATGGCCGCTCAGCAATCGCCGTCGTCTGGCCAGGGCCCGGCTGCACCGCTACACGTGGGAGAACGCCGAGGCGGTCGAGGTCCTCGAGACCGTGGTCCGCAGCTCCCGCAACGGCCATGTCCGGCGGCAGGCTCAGATCGCGATCGCCGAATCCCTGCTGCTGCAGGCGCAGTACGACCTTCCCAGCGGGCCGACGCGCACGGCGGCACTGCACCGGGCCGCTGACCAGCTCACCGAGTCCCTGGGGCACCGGTACTTCCGCCAGCGCGTCGCGATTCTCCGCGAGCGCATCAATCTGGAACTCGGCGAGGCCGTGGACTGGGCGGCCACGGACGCCACCTTCGACGACCTCATCAGCGACGGCTACACGACCACCATCGGGCGCTGGCTCCAGCGCCAGCGCGGTGTGCGGCAGGACGAGGATGCCGCCGAGCGGAGTGACGACGACGAGCGGCTCTCCGACCTGCTCTACGAGGACTTCACCAACGAGGCCCTCATCTACGGCCTCGGGCAGCTCTATCTCCGCAATGCCCGTGTCCTGCTCGCCGCGGGCTCCACCGAGGCGGCGGCGGAGGCCGCCAAGCGTGCGTACGACTGCTTCGACGCCTGCCGAGTCCTGCTCGTGTCGTGGTCGGGCGAGGAGTCTCTGGTGAACCTGTTCCAGAGGGCCGAGGCCGTCCTCTGCGCAGCCGAGGCGCTTCGGTCGCCCGATCCGTTCTCGTGGCGGCCGGAGAAGAAGCCGTCCTGGCTGCACCTGGCCGTCGACGCGTTGCAGTCCTGCTCCGCGCGCAGCGTGGGCCGGTTCCACCAGATCTGCGCCGGTGAGTGGGAAGCCGCCCGCAAACTGCTCAAGACGCTGTCCGTCCCAGGGCAGGGGTGA
- a CDS encoding trypco2 family protein — protein sequence MGHEPWVGLAEAVSAVRSELTTAMDAGRDEKLKFRAGPVEMEFAVEVKKQAEGRLKVLVLPWTAEAKGSYGTTGTHRIKVTLQPVDEDGKDALIASHADEEPA from the coding sequence ATGGGCCACGAGCCGTGGGTGGGACTGGCTGAAGCCGTCTCCGCCGTCCGCAGCGAATTGACCACCGCCATGGACGCCGGTCGGGACGAGAAGCTGAAGTTCAGGGCAGGTCCGGTCGAGATGGAGTTCGCCGTCGAGGTCAAGAAGCAGGCCGAGGGAAGGCTCAAGGTCCTCGTCCTGCCCTGGACCGCCGAGGCGAAGGGCAGCTACGGCACCACCGGAACCCATCGGATCAAGGTGACCCTGCAACCGGTGGACGAGGACGGCAAGGACGCTCTGATCGCCTCGCACGCGGACGAAGAGCCCGCCTGA